The DNA sequence gagaaaaggtAAAACGAGGCTGGGGTTTCAGCCTGAAGCTGCCTGGCCCACTGCAGCCCGCAGGTGTCTATGAAGGAAGGGGGAAGCTTGATGCTGAGGGCATTTCCCACCAGGTGACCCAGGAGGGAGGTCACTCACCAGGCTGGGGCTCTTCAGCAGGAAAGGCTGtcaaggggagaaagaaagagaaaggggacatAGAAACCATGCGGTGTTTGTTCAGTGAAGGAAAGCTTCTCAGTATTATTATTAAGAACTGGGGGGATCTGGGGCTTGTCTCTCTCGAACGCAACACAGGTGAACGGTTAGAGTCCCGGGGGGCCCCTCTTGGATTCAGCAGACACTAGGTCTGGAAGAACGGGGAAGAACAGGACAGAGGGTCTGGCATTCACTTATTGTGTGGCCTTGGGCCTCATCTGTCCCCCTGTCCTGCGGGCTGACCCTGGCTGCCTCTGCCGGTTGCTGAGGACAGAAAGCTGCAACTTGGCAGGATCTTCCGATAGGAGTCCTGGGGCTCTGCCCATCCTGGGCAGCAAGCCCACCCCGTCCATCTTCCCAAGCTGGCCCCAGCTCGGGCTGCCAGAGGAGAATCCAGGCTTGCCAGCTAccgggggttgggggtgggggacaggatcCATGGCAACTGCCCAGTGAGGGAAGGGCAGCTGGCTTTCGCCAACTTGGGCGGCAGCCCCGTGACCGGCAGGTCCAGCCGGGGGAGATGGGAGCCCCGGTGGCTCAGCTAGTGTGGCCGGAACCACAAGGGACAACCTTGCTCCCTGGAGACTCACGTATCCAACCGGGTACTCGCTGCCGCCCTCTGCAAACGGCTgtcaggaaagaggaaaagcatcACGAGGGGTTCAGGCCCGCTGCAGGCCCTGTGAGTCATTCCCGGAGCTCCCGCCCCCTGCCCTTgcctgggaggtgggcagaggctcGCTTTGGTAGCTCCTCATTCTCCCTGGAAGCCTTGCCGGCCTTTCTCAAGCCTGGCATTTGAACATGCGGATTCCTAGGCCCCTCCTCACACGTGCTGATCTGAAGGTCTGGTGGCGGGTCCTAGAAATCTGCACTTTTAATAAGGTGCTCTGGGGCGAATGACAGAGCTAGCTGCTGTTTGGGCCCCATGGCTCCAGGTGCGCAAGCGGGTCACCTCCTGGCCATTGCTCTCAGGTCCCCTTCGGTGGGCACCCTCTCCACCCCACTCGTATCCCACAACTTGCTGGATCCCCTCCACCTTGGGTAAAACGAGTGTGACAGGGCCTGCCTGGGGCGGCGGAGTGGGGGGTCCTGGGCCCGCCCAGGCACCAGGGGAAGACAGGGGCCGTTGCCACTCAGGGAACTCACGCTGATGTTCAGGAATCCAACGGCCTCCACCAGGATGTCACCAAATATGCCCAGGGTGTCCACACGAGACAGCGGGAGCCGGTAGCGGTAGTGGAGAAAGTGTTGTCCGTTCACACTCACCTGGAaggacggacagacagacagctCAGCAGCACTGAATCTGCACTAACGTGCCTGGCGTCGCTGGGCGCTCTGACCTGAAATGTCCCTCGTTTCACTTCAGACCCACTCTGAGAGGCAGGCACATTGGACAGACGAGGTGACCAAGGCTTGGGGAGCTTCCGGGACCTTCCCAAAGTTGCCCAGCTGGCCTTGGAACCAAAGCccctgtcactctccctctgcccctgccatgGCACTTCCCCACACCATCCCTCTGCAGCAGCCTCAGCCCCAGGAGAGGAAATGGGGGTTCAGGAGGCCGatgacccctcccccctccccccactgcctgcTCCCACCAGCTTCCCTTTCCCCTGGAGAGGTCGAGGTCCTGGCATCTTCCTGGCAGGAGTTCCCATCCACGGAGAAAGGCTTGAAGTGGAGGTCTCTGTCCCTgcgccccacccccctccactgaggcccagagatggggaGGATGTGAGGATCCGCCCCATGAGGACCTACCCAGCGGATATTTAGGGGCTAGAACAGAGCCCAGCATATTGCAGGCGCTCTTGAAGAGCTTGCTAGGACGATGGcagtgggggcctccccagggccAGGCGCGGGAGACCTTTCTTGCCACCCCGGGTCCCAGGCCACGTGGGCCCCGGGCAGCTTGGGACGGGGCTGGGCGGCTGCTCTGTCCTCTCGGGTCTCAGGCTCTCCTGGCGGGTGACACCCCTCCTCAACAGTGACGTGGGGATTTCGGCAGAAGGAAGGAGCAGTGGAGGGATGCAGGTCCTAGACACCGACGCCCATCCCTTCCCCTCACCTTCATCTCCTCATTTCCGAAGAGAAAGAGGATGAGGAAGGGCGCCCCTCTCTGCAGGGGCAGGCGGGGCCACCGGGCCTCGGCCTGCCAGCGCTCCAAGCGCAGGGTGTTGCAGATGACATGCGGCTTGCTGGTGTGGAAGCGCGGGTTGAAGTGGATGGCGATATCCGGCCGGGGGTGCAGGCTGCAGCCGCACTGAAAGTCCACCTGGAACCTGGTGAGAGGTGCTCTCGAAGGGGCACCCCTGGTCGGGAACCCCGAGACCCCGAAGGCAGAGAGGAGCCTCCAGCTCGATGCCGCTGGGGCTGAGCTCCAGCTCCCGCGTGGAGCACCCCCTTACCTGTGTGCCTTTAGAGGGACCACTCCCTGTAGCATGACCATCTTGCCCGCGCGCAGGCCACCGAAAATTGTCGTGACATAAGGAACCACCTGAACAAGGGGAGAAAACTAGCCATATGCGGCTGGAGAATAGGTCTTACGAGGGAGCCCCGTGccaggtgggcaggtggggagggaagaacaAGAAAACTCCACTCTCCTGCCCCAAACAGAAAACATCCTGATGGGGAAATATTGGGGTTCTCTTCcaccttctcccctttcccagaCTCTCACATGTCAAAGCCACATTGCCCTGGGGAAGCCAAGTTCAGCTCCATCGCCCACTTAGAACACcagccctgtccctccccctagcTCCTTGGGCTCTATGAGACTGGCCCTGGCCTCCAGAAGCCTGGTATCAAGATCCTGAGGACTGTTTACTGGCTGGAGCCCAGGaactggggggggcggggaggtgggcaGAAGGCTGGACAAGTTGGGACCCTGATACGGACGCCTGGAGAGACACCCAACAATGGCCCCGCCTACCTTCCCAGGCTCACCTCGCCCCACACAGAAGCTGTGCCCAATTCCTAAAGCGCAACACACAGGTTTACAGCTCCCTGCCTTTTCGGGGCgcttcctctgctctccctcgGCTCTGTAAGATCCAACTGGACTTTCAACGTCCTCTGACACCTTCTCCAAGCGCTGCCTGCTACGGTGACTGcgtttttccttccctcccctgtgtTCCCAGGACACTTCACTGGCATGGCTAGCTTGGCCATTGGCGGGCTCACGGGGAGACCAGGGGGCTGGCTGTTTTTGCTGGAGGCACAGGCCACTCAGAGCGGAAGCCCTGCCTTTCCCTTCTGCGCTCAGCGCCTGGCCTGGCACAGCGTGGGCTCTGCATAGGTGTTTGCAGAACGATTGTGCACGTGTCCCAGGTGTATACAGGTCGGCATAACACAAGACTGCCTTCCACGTGTTGTCCGAACCATCTAGAAGGAGCTGAGCCCCAACAGTGCTGCCCTCTAGGTAGGAGCTTGCAGCCTGCAAAGCGAGGAGGGGCTGCAACCTGGGCAGCTGCTTCGCCCCATTACTCAGGCACCTGGGGAGGTGCCGGAGCTCCTGGCTGTCTGAGGGCCCACAGCTCAGCCAGGCTCAGCACCTCAGTCCCTCCCACTTCCCAGGCTCTAGGACTGGCCGGTAATATTTGTGGAGCTGATGCAGCTCTCCTGGAGGGAGAGGGCCAAGTCAAGAGAAAGTGATAATTAGCGTTCATTAATGAGAGGGCAGAATACACTGGGCATTCAGCCTCCTGTAAAGCAAGGCCAGACTTCGGAAAATCCGCGTGAGGGGAACCCACACCCAGCCCCCCGTTGGAGGTTCCAAGCTGACTCTCTTCCAGGCTGGAGATGAGACCACCCAAGATgctcagtgccccccccccaaggataCTACACAGTAGCCCCGGATCCTCCCAGCCCCCCGCCAGGCATTAGCAGCACAGCTCTGACTCCAGGCtctattacttttaaaatgtaaggaCCCTGTGAGCCCATCATTCTCACCCAGGTGGGAATTAGCTGTTCAGCCACTCCGCTAAGCTCAGTAGGGCCTTCCAGGTCCATGAGCAGGTGTCGGGGGAGCCGGGCCCAAGACCCAAGGCCTCTCCACCCACCGCCTGGGAGGAGTCTGGGTCCAGCTGGAGTGGGGGAGTGGTGGGGGGGCCTGAGACCTGGAGGTTCCAGACCAGAGTGGCAGCTCACCGGGTGGAAGACTGGCGGCTGCAGGATGAAGGGGTCAGGAAGTGGGTCCAGTTTTTCTCCAGGTGACATGGGGCGTGGAGCGCCTCCAACTCAGCCTGCAGATCCAGATTCCAggagccctggccctgcccccactGGCCGGACTTGCCTTTCCCAGCCAGGATCTGAGGGGCCAGGGCAGCAGCTCCCCCAGCTGTTAGCCTCACCTGCGCCCAGCAGGGTCCCAGTGCCCCTTGCAGCAGGCGTGAGAGGCAGGTCTGGGCAGCGGTCCGCCCCTGGTCCACACCCCAGATCCGGTCCCACCAGCTGGCCTGGGGCTGTCAGCAGAAATCCGGGTCCAGGAGCCAGAAGCTTGAACTAAGCAACTAACTAACCAGCACCCCGGCCTCCGGCTGCACTTGGATCTGAAGCACGGAGCTGTTGCAGAGGGAGGTTAGAGGCAGGCTCTTTTAGGGCCTGCAAGGGTTTGTGGTTTCCTGGGCTGCCATCGGAGCCCTCCCCAGTCATTGGGCCCCCGGGGTGGTGGCACGCGTGGGCAGGTCCCAGGAGAAGCCCCGCCCCAGCTGCTTGGATATCATGGGGTGGCTTCTGGTTCCTGACTCCCCTTCCCACCTGAGAGATTTTCATTCCCCTGGCTTCCGTGCCCGTTCccccacttttctctcttttgcatgATTTCTAGTCCCCTGAGGCTCCATTTCAGCTTTAGCTAAAAATGCCAGGGCCCAGCTGCGGTCACCAGAAAGGTGGTGGAAGATGGTGAGGAAGGGGCTGGAAGAGAGGagggcccccccaccccggaggcTCAGAAGAGGCAGCGAGGTTCAGTGGGCCATATACTCCACCCTGAAGGTGACCCGAGTTCTCGCTCAGCCTCTGCTCTAACATGCTGTGTGCCCTGGGCCAAGTCACTTGCCCTCTCTGTGACTCTCTTTGCTCAGCTCTGTATTGAGAGGGTGACTCCAGAAGAGTGTCTTCACAGGAGGTCTGTGTTGGGGGTGGGCCCAGGTATCTGCCTTTTAATCAAGATCCCCCAGGATTCTTTGGACTAGCGTCGCTCCAGTTCTGGCTCAAATTCCAGTAAAGCCTTCCCTTTAAAAGGCAGCACAACCCCTCAACTTTATCCTGATTTGGGAGGTCCCAGGATCCGAGCACCCTGTCAGACTTGGAGGCAGGGAATTCCTGGCAGCACTCCAGGCTGGACAAAGGCTCCAAGGCCTGGGGAGCTGAGGGAAGAATAAGGCTGCTCTGATGGCCAGGCAGGTGCAGGGTCAGCTCTGGGGAAAAGCATCTGAGCCGGGCCTTCTCAAGTGTGGCATCAGTGAGgcctggaagcttgttagaaatgtgtccttctgggccccaccccagacctaggAAAGAGGAACCTCTCTGGCAggggggcccaggaatctgcattttcgcatcctccccaggtgattctgatgcatatCGGTGTTTGAGAAGCACTCACTGACTTAGGCTTTAATGGGCAGGGCTTGGGGTACAGAACCAGGAAGTTTGCTCAGGTCTTGCTGGGTAGGAGGAGCCGGGCTGCAGATGGTGCTCTGTTTGGGGAAATTCCATCTCAGTCCCTTCAGACACAATAATCTACATACCACGGAGGAGAAACCAAGGTGTAGAATCCCGTTGGGCAAGGCAGGGGGCCCTGCCCCTGGGAGGCAGACCTGGGTCCTGGTCCCGGCCTCACAGTGCCCATCTTTAGGCCTGAGGCAAAtgtgccctgcccccctccccagcccagcctcagtCCCCACTCTGAATCAAGGCAGGAGGGTGGCATAGCAAAATAGCACCGACTGGGCTCTTTAAACACACATGTTCATTTTCCCACACTTGATCTGTGTGtttgtgtcctaatctcttctaaGTAGACCAGTCATATGGAATTCTACCCCTATGAACTCATTTGACCTTAATCACCCTTTTTAAAAAGGCGTATGTCCAAATATAGTCTCATTCTAGttcctgggggttagggcttcaacatctGATTTTCTGATTTTGGAGGCAGAGCACCATTCAGCCTGTAACAGAGTAATAGCTATGTCTGGTCTCACCCTGGCACCCCAAGACTgttgcaggggtggggagtgggtgtgGCAGCAGAAGGAAGCAGGTGCTACATTTCATTTCTCCTGGCCCCAGGTTTTGACAGCTGGGAGAATCTGGCTGGGCTTAAATCTTTTCTCCAAGAGCTTGTTGAATATGGAAAGTTCCAGAATCAAGGAGGGCCTTAGTGTCTGTTGGTCTgtccaggggtgggagggggcaaaTCCCTCTTCCTGAGCCAAAGGGAGGCGAACTtgtgggagaagggaaagggctgatgatgaccctgaccctgacaggATGGGGGAttcccctgccccaggctggtgccccccaccccaccccagctccctaGACCTGGGCTTGTCCCTGAGAGCGCTTATCATAACTGGTCATTATACACTGAAGAATTGTCTAATatttgtctccccctccccctacttcctGATGGTAAATTCCATGAGGGCAAATTTATACTTATACCCTCATTACCAAGTGATGCCTTGCTTGATGCATTTAAAGCACTTgctcaggggcgcttgggtggctcagccattaagcatctgccttcggctcaggtcatgatctcagggtcctgggatcgagccccgcattgggctccctgctcggcacgaagcctgcttctccctctcccactccctttgcttgtgttccctctctcgctgtctctatcaaataaataaataaaatcttaaaataaataaataaagcacttgCTCGGTGTATTTAAGGAATGAATGATTGGGAGTCGTGGTTTCTGGCTCCTATGCGGCCACcagctccttctgtctctcctccaGCAGGTGTGGAGTCCTGGCCCAAGCATACACTAGGCAGGTGCTCTTCTCACTGGCCACAGATCCCCACTGAGgcaaatttatctatttatctatgaGTAACCAATTAGTAGCCAGGGAATCATAATCTGCGGTCAGGAATCTCAGGGTGCCCCACTCTCCCCCATTCTTTGATCCAGCAACTTCTTTCCCTATCCCTGCTCCTGAACGGGTGTAACTCTGGGCCTAGGGAGAGACTTATACCCAGATTCACCTACTTTGGTCTACATCTTACCCCCTTCTTCTATCTGGTTCCCTTCTAGGTCACTGGAGAGCGTCATGGATCCTCTTTCTCTCGGGACGAGTTTTGCACCACCCTGGAACAGAGTGTGAGCAGAAATCCTGGATAGGAAGGATCAACAGAACTGGATAGCTGGCTGATGAGAAAGATGAGGGAAAGgggccaaaaggaaaaaaaaaaaaaagcttccagcATCTTGAACCAAAGGATTGGAAAGAGTCTGGTGTACTAATGGAAAACAGAGAAGCTGCAGGTATAATCTGGAGGGTGGGAGCTGGCTAATTCCAGTCAGGACCATTTTGGAGGAAGGGGACGGGGCAGGAAATGGCCCAGACAGGGGATGTTTAGTTCCTGAACATTtgttagtttatatgtttctaggaatttatccctgtcttccagattgcccaatttgttggcatataattgtttataattttctcttataattgtttgtatttcagTCAGCATCTGTTGAGGGAATGAAGGTGCTATGGCCTGAAAGCATGGTAATACACTCTGGAGAAGACAGTTTCAACTTATTTGGATACTCTTCTGCCCTGGGAGGGAGTTTTTGTGGCTGCGGCCATTTTGTATGACGAGGCGTTGTGGTCATTACAGGAGGGGCaatcactctcactctcaaagaGGTTCCAGTCTAATTGGAGAGAGACCACATACACTTGAAGGAGAAAACCAATAGGACAAAGCCAGCCACTTTTTATTTACCTTGCCCCCACCAAGGAGATCGAACCATCTGGATGGAAAtactgtaaaatgggggaagagCAAGCATCACCCGTAACCTCAGTAGGCTAACACAACACTTCTCATTCCTTTGATGTTTATCCTATGAACCTTCTTCCCTCCGCCACGGAACATAAGTTTATGGACGAATCTCAACCAAAAACGTGACGTAGCTTGATTTTTTTCCACCCACGGCTCTTGACCATGTAGGTTGACTCTTTCTTTCCTGCTGGGTTCCTGTCACTTTGCCATCACTTTTGGTTACCGAAACTCAATACAGGTTAGCACTGGTCATCAATGTTGGTAACACcacaagaaagaaatagaagcagacatATTTACTTCCTGGAAGGGTGACTGGGGTCCTCATCGGGGCACCGTGAGAGTCAGAAGTGAATCACCAAAGATCTTCATGACAGGAGCTCCAAAGGGCTatgttttaagaagaagaaagatgaccTCAGCGGGAAGGTCTGCAATGCAGGAAGGAGTGATGAGCAAAGGTAGTGGCGAGCAGGCAAATCTATACCCGTGTCTGTGTAGTATATGAATGGTGATAAAGGGAATTCAGgcttttaaaaagggcaaaaCTAAAAGAACAtaggagaggaagacagggatGAGTGTTCTGACGTCCTTGTATTGTTGCAGAGGGGTGTTTACGATATTACTTTCAGACTTTGAGCATGCATGTTAAAATTTCAAgggcaataaaaaaaagaatagagtgtGAACTTCCAAATGAGTAGAGGGACAAATGTAATATACCAAAGATCAAGACTTCATTGAAAGACGTTAAAGAAGACCTCACAAACAGAGATAATATGTAATCGATTGGCAGATTCCATTTTGTAAAGATGTTGAAATTGCCAAATTGATATACTGACTCAATGTAATTTCATTCAAAATGTCAACAGAGTATTTTGAGCAATTTAGCAAGCTAATATTTATGGAAGGGCAAAAAGCCAAGAAGCTTCTGTGGAAGACtaaggggatggggagaggagtcTGGAGAATTCCATATGTCAAGATTTATCCTAAAGATAGAGTGATTAAGATCACATGATAGgagcacaaagacagacacatttACCAATGGAGTAGAATATAGCCAACGATTTCCTTGCTCGTTCACTAAAGCCTGACACATGACAGAGGTGGTCTTGCTCATTCCTGGGGGAAGAAGAAACTATGAATATGCCAGGCTGACATAAATCATATGGGGATTATTCATATGGggaaaaatcaattccaggtagTTTAAATGAACAAGACAAAAGTTTAAAACTTCTACAAGAAAAGATAGAAGAATAGTTTTCTGACTTCAGAGCAAGAAAGAACTTCATGGCAAGACACAGAGTGCTAGCTACAAAAAAGGGGACTGATAAGCTCTACTTCATTAAAGTTAATAGCTTCTCTTTATCGGGAGACtccataaagaaagtgaaaagacaaaccatGACCTGGAAGAAAATACGTGTAAGCAAACACGACTGACAAAGGAGAGCGCCAAGAACACATACACGGCCTCAACACGCTAACAAGAAAACAGCTCCATCGAAaattgggcaaaagacatgaacaggcacttTTTACAAGAGGAAATCTAAATGGCTGATACATATATGTAAAGGTTTCAATCTTAGTGATCAGTGACATGCAAATTGAAACTTCCAGTAAGACTTCTTAGTAAAATACTAGT is a window from the Ursus arctos isolate Adak ecotype North America unplaced genomic scaffold, UrsArc2.0 scaffold_23, whole genome shotgun sequence genome containing:
- the LOC113246993 gene encoding galectin-12 isoform X2, producing MSPGEKLDPLPDPFILQPPVFHPVVPYVTTIFGGLRAGKMVMLQGVVPLKAHRFQVDFQCGCSLHPRPDIAIHFNPRFHTSKPHVICNTLRLERWQAEARWPRLPLQRGAPFLILFLFGNEEMKVSVNGQHFLHYRYRLPLSRVDTLGIFGDILVEAVGFLNISPFAEGGSEYPVGYPFLLKSPSLELPCSRALPRGLWPGQVIILRGLVLPEPKDFTLSLRDQAAHVPVTFRASFADRTLAWISPWGCKKLISAPFLFYPKRFFEVLLLCQEGGLKLALNGQGLGATSLRQQTLERLRELRISGSVQLYCIHY
- the LOC113246993 gene encoding galectin-12 isoform X1 is translated as MSPGEKLDPLPDPFILQPPVFHPVVPYVTTIFGGLRAGKMVMLQGVVPLKAHRFQVDFQCGCSLHPRPDIAIHFNPRFHTSKPHVICNTLRLERWQAEARWPRLPLQRGAPFLILFLFGNEEMKVSVNGQHFLHYRYRLPLSRVDTLGIFGDILVEAVGFLNISPFAEGGSEYPVGYPFLLKSPSLELPCSRALPRGLWPGQVIILRGLVLPEPKDSFTLSLRDQAAHVPVTFRASFADRTLAWISPWGCKKLISAPFLFYPKRFFEVLLLCQEGGLKLALNGQGLGATSLRQQTLERLRELRISGSVQLYCIHY
- the LOC113246993 gene encoding galectin-12 isoform X3, which codes for MDLEGPTELSGVAEQLIPTWVVPYVTTIFGGLRAGKMVMLQGVVPLKAHRFQVDFQCGCSLHPRPDIAIHFNPRFHTSKPHVICNTLRLERWQAEARWPRLPLQRGAPFLILFLFGNEEMKVSVNGQHFLHYRYRLPLSRVDTLGIFGDILVEAVGFLNISPFAEGGSEYPVGYPFLLKSPSLELPCSRALPRGLWPGQVIILRGLVLPEPKDSFTLSLRDQAAHVPVTFRASFADRTLAWISPWGCKKLISAPFLFYPKRFFEVLLLCQEGGLKLALNGQGLGATSLRQQTLERLRELRISGSVQLYCIHY
- the LOC113246993 gene encoding galectin-12 isoform X4, giving the protein MVMLQGVVPLKAHRFQVDFQCGCSLHPRPDIAIHFNPRFHTSKPHVICNTLRLERWQAEARWPRLPLQRGAPFLILFLFGNEEMKVSVNGQHFLHYRYRLPLSRVDTLGIFGDILVEAVGFLNISPFAEGGSEYPVGYPFLLKSPSLELPCSRALPRGLWPGQVIILRGLVLPEPKDSFTLSLRDQAAHVPVTFRASFADRTLAWISPWGCKKLISAPFLFYPKRFFEVLLLCQEGGLKLALNGQGLGATSLRQQTLERLRELRISGSVQLYCIHY